CGTTTTGCACTATCCGACGCGATCTCAACATAACGTTGCCACATGGCAATACTCTCCTTTTTACGACCATCCGCATCATAAGACAGTGCCAGAAAATAAATAGTCTCAGATTCTTCTACAGGTTGCTCTTGCTGTGAGCGAGTGAGTAACTGGATGGCTTGTTCGTAGTTCGAAAGCTTATAATGTGCCTTCCCCAGATTCTTGTAGATTAGATAATTGTATGGGGAATCTGGCGAGGCCACTAAAGCTTTGTTTAGTACAATCAGAGCTTCTTGAAGTTTTTCTAACCTGATGTATAAATTGCCCAAGGCACTAAAAGCCTGAGTGAATGTCGAATCTACGTTTATTGCATTCTCGTAACTCTTTACAGCATCAAAATACCGCGTATTCTCTTCCAAAGCATACGCGAGATTATAGTGGGCATTGCTGTTGTTCCTATCCAATCCAATTGCTTTTTTGCTTTGAATGATCGCCGAGTCAAAGTCCTCGAGGCGAACACTGACAGCGGCTAAACTGCTCCAGGCTGCTGAATAAGTCGGATCAGTCCTGACAGCGATTTCAATCTCTAGGTGTGCCAGCCCAAATTCGTTCTTGTCCAGATAGGCCATCCCAATGTTTAAATGTTTTTTGGCAACTTCTCTCACCGAGTTTGAAGTAATAGTCTCATGGGTCATTTTATTTTTAAAGAGCCAAATGGTTGGCACTGCAACAAGTAAGATAAGCGGGAGTACATATTTGAAAACCGAACCTAATTCTTTCCTGATTATAGCTTTCACCCGTGATGTGCGTTGAATCGTAGTACCGCGAGGCGTTTTTTCAATACTTGGTTCATTAAGAGAGAGTTGTATATGCCGCAAATCGTCATTCATCTCAGATATATCCGCGTACCGGCTTTCCGGCTCTTTTTCCAGGGCCCTCATGATTACTTTTTCGAAGTTTTCTGAGATTTCCGGGTTGACTTCTCGTGGGAGAGTAGGGAGATCGTGTAGTATGGCATACATCACTGCCAGAGGATGTGTGTCCATGAACGGAAGTTTACCTGTAGAAAGCTGATAGAGAATCACGCCCATGGAATATATATCGCTACGATGATCCAAGTCGATACCTTGCGCTTGCTCCGGAGACATGTATGCGGCTGTCCCCAGGGTTGCTCCTGAAATAGTTAGCAAAGAGGCCTGCGCCAACTTGGCCAGCCCAAAATCCATGACCTTGATTCGCCC
This candidate division KSB1 bacterium DNA region includes the following protein-coding sequences:
- a CDS encoding protein kinase; the protein is MGVVYKAIDTILDRPVALKFVSSAVTIDKTIKERLMREAKACAALNHPNITTIYEFGEDDDRAFIAMEYVEGRTLQEITIEKRLEIEEILEVARQITDALSTAHKKGIIHRDLKPANIMQDVTGRIKVMDFGLAKLAQASLLTISGATLGTAAYMSPEQAQGIDLDHRSDIYSMGVILYQLSTGKLPFMDTHPLAVMYAILHDLPTLPREVNPEISENFEKVIMRALEKEPESRYADISEMNDDLRHIQLSLNEPSIEKTPRGTTIQRTSRVKAIIRKELGSVFKYVLPLILLVAVPTIWLFKNKMTHETITSNSVREVAKKHLNIGMAYLDKNEFGLAHLEIEIAVRTDPTYSAAWSSLAAVSVRLEDFDSAIIQSKKAIGLDRNNSNAHYNLAYALEENTRYFDAVKSYENAINVDSTFTQAFSALGNLYIRLEKLQEALIVLNKALVASPDSPYNYLIYKNLGKAHYKLSNYEQAIQLLTRSQQEQPVEESETIYFLALSYDADGRKKESIAMWQRYVEIASDSAKR